In Synechococcus sp. PCC 6312, one genomic interval encodes:
- the cutA gene encoding divalent-cation tolerance protein CutA yields the protein MTEFGVVYITASSQAEAEMIADALVSDGLAACVSLFPIQSVYIWQQEICRESEWQLLIKTRREKYPALEIKVRTLHSYTTPEIIFLPIVTGCPSYLEWMHTQTASSQP from the coding sequence GTGACTGAATTTGGCGTTGTTTACATCACTGCCAGTTCCCAGGCCGAAGCGGAAATGATTGCTGATGCCTTGGTCAGTGATGGGTTGGCCGCCTGTGTTAGCCTCTTCCCAATTCAGTCAGTCTATATCTGGCAGCAGGAAATTTGTCGGGAGTCAGAATGGCAGTTACTGATCAAGACTCGGCGGGAAAAATACCCAGCCCTTGAAATCAAAGTCAGGACTCTCCACTCTTACACCACCCCAGAAATAATTTTTCTACCCATTGTCACCGGTTGCCCAAGCTATTTAGAGTGGATGCACACCCAAACTGCTTCATCTCAACCCTAA
- a CDS encoding amino acid ABC transporter ATP-binding protein encodes MIQASKINKYYGERHVLKDVDLQVRKGEVVALIGPSGSGKSTLIRCLNGLEKHSSGEIYVLGRVMHPNTSNKELSLIRRDLGMVFQSFNLFPHMTVLQNVIEAPMLVRKMPKKNAIEMAEVLLAKVGLAEKKDAYPGQLSGGQKQRVAIARALAMQPQALLFDEPTSALDPELVGEVLKVMKDLADESMTMVVVTHEMQFARDVSCRVAFLADGHIVEEGEPHQLFSNPQQPRTKMFLERVLGKS; translated from the coding sequence ATTATCCAGGCCAGCAAAATTAACAAATACTACGGGGAGCGGCACGTCCTTAAAGATGTGGATTTACAGGTTCGCAAAGGGGAAGTTGTGGCCTTAATTGGCCCGAGCGGCTCTGGGAAAAGTACCCTGATTCGCTGTCTCAATGGCCTGGAGAAACATAGCAGCGGTGAAATCTATGTCCTCGGCCGGGTGATGCATCCCAACACCAGCAATAAGGAACTCAGCCTGATTCGTCGGGATTTGGGGATGGTGTTTCAGAGCTTTAACCTGTTTCCCCACATGACCGTATTGCAGAACGTGATTGAAGCCCCAATGCTGGTCCGCAAGATGCCGAAGAAAAACGCGATTGAAATGGCTGAGGTTTTACTCGCCAAAGTGGGCCTGGCAGAGAAAAAAGATGCTTATCCAGGCCAACTTTCGGGAGGACAAAAACAACGAGTCGCCATTGCTCGCGCCCTAGCGATGCAACCCCAGGCCCTGTTGTTTGATGAACCCACCTCTGCTTTAGATCCGGAACTGGTGGGGGAAGTTCTCAAGGTGATGAAGGACTTAGCCGATGAAAGCATGACGATGGTGGTGGTGACCCACGAAATGCAGTTTGCGCGGGATGTGTCGTGCCGAGTCGCCTTTTTAGCCGATGGGCATATTGTTGAAGAAGGGGAACCCCACCAACTGTTTAGCAATCCCCAACAACCCCGCACCAAAATGTTTCTAGAACGAGTTTTGGGGAAGTCTTAA
- a CDS encoding ATP synthase I subunit — MSDVTPKPEENSLPGNSEALDSPPQDIPRSDSMKEFYQLRQELLLTSLILMLIVFPTVCFFYSFNTALNYMVGAVTALVYLRLLANNVEQLGRGKNKVGKSQLLVLVVVLVIATRWQQLHILPVFLGFLTYKAAILVYMFRTVIFPPQTGQ; from the coding sequence GTGTCTGACGTTACACCTAAACCGGAAGAAAACTCCCTCCCTGGGAACTCTGAAGCCTTGGACAGTCCCCCTCAGGATATCCCCCGCTCGGATTCCATGAAAGAGTTTTATCAACTTCGTCAGGAATTACTGTTGACCAGTTTGATTCTGATGTTGATTGTGTTTCCCACGGTGTGTTTTTTTTACTCGTTCAATACCGCCCTCAATTATATGGTTGGGGCAGTCACAGCTTTAGTTTACCTGCGGCTGCTTGCTAATAACGTTGAGCAGTTGGGGCGAGGCAAAAACAAAGTGGGTAAGAGTCAGTTACTTGTCCTCGTTGTGGTGCTAGTCATTGCAACTCGTTGGCAGCAACTGCACATCCTGCCTGTATTTTTAGGGTTTCTGACCTATAAAGCAGCCATTTTGGTCTATATGTTTCGGACAGTCATTTTTCCGCCGCAGACAGGCCAATGA
- a CDS encoding pentapeptide repeat-containing protein → MKAEELLQRYGAGDRNFAGQRLRRVNLNHSCLDEINLSRADLTDAGLSGAKLQRADLRGAVLSAINLNHADLIGADLRGAMLMGADLRKVNLRKANLTGADLTRANLTGAILSEANLTAADMSQAILRGADLTLTDLTLAELEQVNLSQANLTNAYLRGADMADAILLEATLIQANLRGANLRNCNLQGANLQKTNLRGANLRQARLEGANLREATLTEANLRYACLDEACLIGADLRGASLARAMLRGAQLNEAILTGANLMGANLSEAQLRGANLIEAILTGANLTGVDLTGVDLSETVMPDGALMDSPSEQGSTESPVGSTPFP, encoded by the coding sequence GTGAAGGCAGAGGAACTACTTCAACGCTATGGAGCCGGAGACAGAAATTTTGCCGGGCAACGCCTTCGTCGCGTCAATCTCAATCACAGTTGTTTAGATGAAATTAACCTCAGTCGGGCTGACTTAACAGATGCCGGATTAAGTGGGGCTAAACTCCAGCGCGCCGATCTCCGGGGGGCCGTTCTCTCAGCCATTAATTTGAATCATGCCGACCTGATTGGGGCCGACCTGCGCGGGGCGATGCTCATGGGGGCAGATTTGCGGAAAGTGAACCTGCGGAAGGCAAATCTGACCGGAGCGGATCTAACCCGAGCAAACTTGACCGGCGCAATTTTATCGGAAGCGAACTTAACAGCCGCAGATATGAGCCAGGCCATCTTGCGGGGAGCAGACCTAACCCTAACCGATTTAACCCTAGCGGAACTGGAACAGGTGAACTTAAGCCAGGCCAACCTGACCAATGCTTATCTGCGAGGGGCGGATATGGCCGATGCAATTTTGCTCGAAGCAACCCTGATCCAGGCCAATTTACGGGGAGCTAACCTGCGAAATTGTAATCTTCAAGGGGCAAACTTACAAAAAACCAATCTTCGGGGGGCAAATTTACGCCAGGCCCGCCTAGAAGGGGCCAATCTACGAGAAGCGACCCTCACGGAAGCTAATCTCCGCTATGCCTGTTTAGATGAAGCCTGCCTAATTGGCGCAGATTTACGGGGAGCCAGCTTGGCCCGGGCCATGTTACGGGGAGCGCAACTCAACGAGGCAATCTTGACGGGGGCTAATTTGATGGGAGCCAATCTTTCTGAAGCCCAACTGCGGGGGGCCAATCTCATTGAGGCAATTCTGACTGGGGCCAATTTGACGGGAGTAGATTTAACCGGGGTGGATCTGAGTGAAACCGTGATGCCGGACGGAGCTCTGATGGATTCTCCGAGCGAGCAAGGCTCTACAGAGTCCCCTGTGGGATCAACCCCCTTTCCCTAG
- a CDS encoding F0F1 ATP synthase subunit B', with the protein MFDFDATLPLMAVQFLLLTVILNFVFYKPLTQALDERNDYVRTNLTEAKQRAEKANQLAAQYEQELAETRRQSQALIAEAQAEATKIAAQEIAAAQQEVQAQLLQTQQELDQQKQAALNTLEAQVSGLSRQLLTKLLGVELVG; encoded by the coding sequence ATGTTTGATTTTGATGCAACCTTGCCCCTGATGGCAGTGCAGTTCTTACTGTTGACGGTGATCCTCAACTTTGTTTTCTACAAGCCCCTGACCCAGGCCCTGGATGAGCGCAACGACTATGTGCGTACCAACCTCACCGAGGCTAAACAACGGGCTGAAAAAGCCAATCAACTGGCCGCCCAGTATGAACAAGAATTGGCTGAAACTCGCCGTCAATCCCAGGCCCTGATTGCGGAAGCCCAGGCGGAAGCAACCAAAATAGCCGCCCAGGAAATTGCCGCTGCTCAACAGGAGGTGCAAGCTCAACTGCTCCAAACTCAACAGGAACTGGATCAGCAAAAGCAAGCAGCCTTGAATACCTTAGAAGCGCAAGTATCAGGTCTAAGTCGGCAGCTCCTCACCAAGCTGTTGGGTGTAGAATTAGTCGGCTAA
- a CDS encoding F0F1 ATP synthase subunit B, giving the protein MDAVWILAMEEAGQFGLNLNLFETNIINLAIVIGILVYFGRGVLGKILGDRQTAIATEVKEAEERKQTAAARLADEQQKLAQAQEEAKRIIREAEIRAKQAKEQILAQAKVEIERLKATAGQDTLAQEERVSLEVRQRIAELALEQVEAELAQRIAPNQSAQQQLIDRSLALLGGN; this is encoded by the coding sequence GTGGACGCAGTGTGGATTTTGGCAATGGAAGAAGCAGGCCAGTTTGGCTTGAACTTAAACCTGTTTGAGACGAACATTATTAACCTAGCCATTGTTATTGGCATCCTGGTTTACTTTGGTCGAGGTGTCCTGGGTAAAATTCTCGGAGATCGTCAAACTGCAATTGCAACAGAGGTCAAGGAAGCTGAGGAGCGCAAACAAACCGCTGCGGCCCGTCTGGCGGATGAACAACAAAAGTTAGCCCAGGCCCAGGAAGAAGCCAAACGAATTATCCGTGAAGCCGAAATCCGAGCAAAACAAGCTAAGGAGCAGATCTTAGCCCAGGCCAAAGTTGAAATTGAACGACTCAAAGCCACCGCCGGACAAGACACCCTGGCCCAAGAAGAACGGGTGAGTTTAGAAGTCCGTCAGCGGATTGCCGAGTTAGCCCTTGAACAGGTGGAAGCGGAACTGGCTCAACGCATTGCCCCGAATCAGTCGGCCCAACAGCAATTGATTGATCGGAGCTTGGCTCTACTAGGAGGTAACTAA
- the rpaB gene encoding response regulator transcription factor RpaB, whose translation MENHKEKILVVDDEASIRRILETRLSMIGYQVVTAADGEEALVTFRDEFPDLVVLDVMMPKLDGYGVCQELRKESDVPIIMLTALGDVADRITGLELGADDYVVKPFSPKELEARIRSVLRRVEKTTTSGIPSSGVIQINAIRVDTNRRQVYKGDERIRLTGMEFSLLELLVSRSGEAFSRSEILQEVWGYTPERHVDTRVVDVHISRLRAKLEEDPSNPELILTARGTGYLFQRIIEPGEVAAAKA comes from the coding sequence TTGGAGAATCACAAAGAAAAGATCCTTGTGGTTGATGATGAAGCCAGTATTCGGCGCATTTTAGAAACCCGACTCTCAATGATTGGCTATCAGGTCGTTACCGCTGCTGATGGAGAAGAAGCCTTAGTCACCTTTCGGGATGAGTTTCCAGATTTAGTTGTCCTCGATGTGATGATGCCCAAGCTAGATGGTTATGGGGTCTGTCAAGAACTCCGCAAAGAGTCCGATGTCCCAATTATTATGCTGACTGCCCTGGGGGATGTGGCGGATCGGATCACGGGCCTGGAGTTAGGGGCAGATGACTATGTGGTCAAGCCTTTTTCCCCCAAAGAACTCGAAGCCCGGATTCGTTCAGTTTTGCGCCGCGTTGAAAAAACCACCACCTCAGGGATTCCCAGTTCCGGTGTGATCCAAATTAACGCCATTCGTGTGGATACCAATCGCCGCCAAGTCTATAAGGGGGATGAACGGATTCGCTTGACCGGCATGGAATTCAGCCTCTTGGAATTATTGGTCAGTCGTTCTGGGGAAGCGTTTTCTCGTTCAGAAATTCTCCAGGAAGTTTGGGGCTACACACCGGAGCGTCATGTGGATACCCGCGTGGTTGATGTCCATATTTCTCGGCTAAGGGCTAAATTAGAGGAAGATCCAAGCAACCCGGAACTGATTTTGACGGCTCGCGGTACCGGCTACCTGTTTCAACGGATTATTGAACCGGGTGAAGTCGCCGCTGCCAAAGCCTAA
- the pheT gene encoding phenylalanine--tRNA ligase subunit beta: MRISLKWLREFVPFTDSPTDLASRLTLAGFEVEDIEDRTTWAEGVVVGKILTCEPHPNANKLRVCQVDIGEDDPYTIVCGAPNAAAGMLAPVAPPGTYLPQIDLKIRPTKLRGVLSSGMICSLAELGLAKESAGIHSFENTENSLKAGQDVRPLLGLDDVILDVTSTANRADALSMIGIAREVAALTQLPLRLPDVGEIKIPKSGQKLPYPLNVNLDIADPQACPAYIGTVIAGVKIGPSPAWFQERLVAAGMRPINNVVDITNYILLTWGQPLHAFDADRLQTLATTAQAPDLPAKTSKKASVSLDQAFSERPELTIGVRLAQAGETLKTLDGQDRTLTPNNLVITAEDYPIALAGIMGGAETEVHDGTVNLLLEAALFSPVAIRKSARAQGLRTEASTRYERGVNPAELFQACDHALDLIQTLTGGQIQSQVIFDQRPPLTRTLELRLSRLQQVLGPVDAPEEDIEDLAAEVVESTLKSLGFGLEPIAATASKDEERSPAWTVTVPPYRFRDIEREIDLIEEVARLYGYDRFIDTLPSKSELGYLPLEQSLTRAIRAACRGAGLTELVHYSWIRPGSDTTGKITVVNPLVAEFSALRTDIITNLLNALQFNLEQGNPPLNGFEIGRVFTQDDEGLWETDHLGGIISGDPLRGKWVRGAKASQPLSWYEAKGILTSIFDRLGLGVEYQPDRRDDRLHPGRTASLWLQGERLGTFGQLHPQLRQARDLPEAVYVFELDMEVLLDHLMQHQARQLFCPYSTYPATDRDLALYAPIEVSVSELERIMIKAATFGKQETLLESVELFDQYVGEGVPSGQRSLAFRLIYRASDRTLTEADVTPIHQAIRDALQDKFAVTLRS, encoded by the coding sequence ATGCGTATCTCATTAAAGTGGTTGCGAGAATTTGTCCCCTTTACCGATTCCCCCACGGATTTAGCCAGCCGTTTGACCCTGGCCGGATTTGAGGTCGAGGACATTGAAGATCGCACCACGTGGGCAGAGGGTGTTGTCGTGGGCAAAATTCTCACCTGCGAACCCCATCCCAATGCCAATAAACTCCGGGTCTGTCAAGTGGATATTGGGGAGGATGATCCTTACACCATTGTTTGTGGCGCACCTAATGCAGCGGCAGGGATGTTGGCCCCGGTAGCTCCTCCAGGGACGTATCTACCGCAAATTGATCTGAAAATTCGCCCGACTAAACTGCGGGGAGTGCTTTCTTCCGGGATGATTTGCTCTCTCGCTGAACTGGGATTAGCCAAAGAGTCAGCGGGAATCCACAGTTTTGAGAACACCGAAAACAGCCTCAAAGCTGGCCAAGATGTGCGGCCATTGCTGGGCCTAGATGATGTGATTTTAGATGTCACCTCCACTGCCAATCGCGCCGATGCCCTGAGTATGATTGGCATTGCCCGAGAAGTAGCGGCTTTAACTCAGTTACCGCTGCGGTTGCCAGATGTGGGGGAGATTAAAATTCCCAAAAGCGGACAAAAACTCCCCTACCCCCTCAACGTTAACTTGGATATCGCCGATCCCCAGGCCTGTCCTGCCTATATTGGGACTGTCATTGCGGGTGTCAAAATTGGCCCCTCCCCGGCCTGGTTTCAAGAGCGGTTAGTTGCGGCTGGGATGCGCCCGATCAATAACGTGGTAGATATTACCAACTACATCCTCCTCACCTGGGGGCAACCCCTCCATGCCTTTGATGCAGATCGTCTGCAAACTCTGGCAACAACAGCGCAAGCCCCAGATTTACCCGCCAAAACATCGAAAAAAGCATCGGTTTCCCTGGATCAAGCTTTTTCGGAGCGCCCCGAGTTAACCATTGGGGTTCGACTCGCCCAGGCCGGGGAAACCTTAAAAACCCTGGATGGACAAGACCGTACTTTAACCCCTAACAACCTAGTCATTACTGCCGAAGACTATCCCATTGCCTTAGCTGGTATCATGGGGGGCGCAGAAACGGAAGTCCATGATGGCACCGTAAATTTATTGTTAGAGGCGGCTTTGTTTAGTCCGGTTGCGATTCGGAAATCGGCCCGTGCTCAAGGCCTACGAACCGAGGCTTCAACTCGCTATGAGCGGGGAGTTAATCCGGCCGAACTGTTCCAGGCCTGTGACCATGCATTGGACTTAATTCAAACCCTGACGGGTGGGCAGATTCAATCCCAAGTCATTTTTGATCAACGCCCCCCCCTCACTCGCACCCTTGAATTACGCCTCAGCCGCCTCCAGCAAGTTTTAGGGCCGGTGGATGCTCCTGAGGAAGACATCGAAGACCTAGCCGCCGAAGTGGTTGAGAGCACCTTAAAATCCCTGGGGTTTGGCCTGGAACCGATTGCTGCTACTGCCAGTAAAGATGAAGAACGTAGCCCGGCCTGGACCGTTACCGTACCTCCCTATCGGTTTCGCGATATTGAACGGGAAATAGACCTGATTGAAGAAGTGGCCCGTCTCTATGGCTATGACCGCTTTATTGATACGCTGCCGAGCAAGTCAGAATTAGGCTACTTACCCCTAGAGCAATCCCTAACTCGGGCCATTCGGGCCGCCTGTCGGGGGGCAGGGTTAACGGAACTAGTGCATTATTCCTGGATTCGACCGGGCAGTGATACCACAGGCAAAATCACAGTGGTTAATCCCCTCGTGGCGGAGTTTTCAGCCTTGCGCACTGACATCATCACCAACCTCCTGAATGCCTTACAGTTCAACTTAGAACAGGGCAATCCCCCCCTAAATGGCTTTGAAATTGGGCGGGTGTTTACCCAGGATGATGAGGGCCTGTGGGAAACAGATCATCTCGGCGGGATTATTAGCGGCGATCCACTCCGGGGTAAATGGGTCAGGGGCGCAAAAGCCAGCCAACCCCTCTCTTGGTATGAAGCTAAAGGTATTTTAACCAGTATTTTTGATCGCCTTGGCCTGGGGGTGGAATATCAACCGGATCGCCGTGATGACCGTCTGCACCCTGGACGAACCGCTTCACTTTGGCTGCAAGGGGAACGCCTCGGTACTTTTGGGCAACTCCATCCCCAACTGCGGCAAGCCCGAGATTTACCAGAGGCAGTCTATGTTTTTGAACTAGACATGGAAGTACTGCTCGATCACCTGATGCAACACCAGGCCCGACAACTGTTTTGTCCCTACTCTACTTACCCCGCCACCGACCGGGATTTGGCCCTCTATGCCCCGATAGAAGTCTCTGTTTCGGAGTTAGAACGGATCATGATCAAAGCGGCCACCTTTGGTAAACAAGAGACGCTCCTCGAATCCGTAGAACTGTTTGATCAATATGTCGGGGAAGGCGTCCCCTCAGGGCAGCGGAGTTTAGCCTTTCGCCTCATTTACCGAGCCAGTGACCGCACCTTAACGGAAGCAGATGTCACCCCAATCCATCAGGCCATTCGGGACGCGCTCCAAGATAAATTTGCGGTTACCTTGCGTAGTTAA
- the atpB gene encoding F0F1 ATP synthase subunit A, which produces MMPSLYFPDWMILPLAKIEVGQHFYWHIGNLKVHGQVFITTWIVSLILIVAAVFATRNIQRIPQGVQNLMEYALDFVRDLTKGQIGEADYRGWVPFIGTLFLFIFVSNWSGALVPWKLLELPEGELAAPTNDINTTVALALLVSLAYFYAGLRKRGLGYFRRYIEPTPVLLPIAILEDFTKPLSLSFRLFGNILADELVVGVLVLLVPLFIPLPVMLLGLFTSAIQAIVFATLAATYIGEAMEGHGEEHEEAH; this is translated from the coding sequence ATGATGCCTTCCCTGTATTTTCCAGATTGGATGATACTCCCCCTGGCCAAGATCGAGGTCGGGCAACATTTTTACTGGCACATTGGCAATCTCAAAGTGCATGGGCAAGTGTTCATCACCACTTGGATTGTGAGTCTAATCCTGATTGTGGCAGCAGTTTTTGCAACCCGGAATATTCAACGGATTCCCCAAGGCGTGCAAAATCTAATGGAATATGCCTTAGACTTTGTCCGAGATTTGACCAAAGGGCAAATTGGCGAGGCAGATTATCGGGGTTGGGTTCCCTTTATTGGGACACTATTTCTCTTTATCTTTGTCTCCAACTGGTCAGGGGCCCTTGTCCCTTGGAAGTTACTAGAACTACCTGAGGGAGAATTAGCTGCCCCCACCAACGATATCAATACCACGGTGGCCTTGGCTCTCTTGGTTTCGTTGGCCTACTTCTATGCCGGGCTGCGGAAACGGGGCCTGGGCTATTTCCGGAGGTATATTGAACCAACCCCAGTGTTATTGCCCATTGCAATTTTGGAAGATTTCACAAAGCCGCTCTCCCTTAGCTTCCGTCTTTTTGGGAATATTCTCGCAGACGAGTTGGTTGTGGGCGTGTTAGTGCTGCTTGTGCCCCTGTTTATTCCCTTGCCGGTGATGCTCTTGGGCTTGTTTACCAGTGCCATCCAGGCCATTGTCTTTGCCACCCTCGCCGCTACCTATATTGGGGAAGCAATGGAAGGTCATGGTGAAGAGCATGAGGAAGCCCACTAG
- the atpE gene encoding ATP synthase F0 subunit C has product MDPLVASASVLAAALAIGLAAIGPGIGQGNASGSAVEGIARQPEAEGKIRGTLLLTLAFMESLTIYGLVIALVLLFANPFVS; this is encoded by the coding sequence ATGGATCCCTTAGTTGCATCTGCATCGGTATTGGCTGCGGCTTTAGCAATTGGCCTGGCTGCCATTGGGCCTGGCATTGGTCAAGGTAATGCATCGGGTTCGGCCGTAGAAGGGATTGCCCGCCAACCAGAAGCAGAAGGCAAAATTCGCGGCACCTTGTTGCTGACCCTCGCCTTCATGGAATCCTTGACCATCTATGGCCTGGTTATCGCCCTCGTGTTGTTGTTTGCCAACCCTTTTGTGTCCTAA
- the atpH gene encoding ATP synthase F1 subunit delta gives MASPVSAAITEPYAEALLSLAQTQGLVSRFSEDTSLFLELLASSLELRSFISNPLTKGEAKKAVIRQLLNDKVHSYFLNFLLLLVDRRRIFVAQDIAEQYQALVRKLQNIVLAEVTTTVELTEAQREAVIHKVKAITGASQVELSCHLDPSLIGGVIVKVGSQVLDASLRGQLRRLSNSLLAAT, from the coding sequence ATGGCATCCCCTGTCAGTGCAGCAATCACAGAACCCTACGCCGAGGCCCTTCTTTCCCTCGCTCAAACCCAGGGACTTGTTTCCCGCTTTAGTGAAGACACTAGTTTATTTCTAGAATTATTAGCGAGTTCCCTAGAGTTACGCAGCTTCATCAGCAACCCTCTCACAAAGGGTGAGGCCAAGAAAGCGGTGATTCGCCAGCTCTTGAACGATAAAGTCCACAGCTATTTTCTTAACTTTCTCCTCCTGCTTGTGGATCGACGACGTATCTTTGTGGCCCAAGACATTGCTGAACAATACCAGGCCCTGGTGCGGAAGCTGCAAAATATTGTCCTTGCTGAAGTAACAACCACTGTTGAACTCACTGAAGCTCAGCGGGAGGCCGTGATTCATAAAGTCAAAGCCATCACCGGAGCTAGCCAAGTGGAATTATCCTGTCACCTTGATCCGAGCCTGATTGGAGGGGTGATTGTCAAAGTGGGTTCCCAAGTTTTAGACGCGAGCTTACGAGGTCAACTGCGCCGCTTAAGTAACTCCCTTTTGGCTGCCACCTAA
- the radA gene encoding DNA repair protein RadA has translation MPRPRTQFICRECGAEYAQYFGRCSNCEQWNTLDEQVVPSVSRTPGTSSKSRKASSSQALSLEQITDAPEFRFSSGFEELDRVLGGGVVPGSLVLVGGDPGIGKSTLLLQAAFHWQQRYSVLYVCAEESGQQVKLRAKRISTAVSDKLLLLPENDLDIILTELEQIHPTVAVIDSIQAIYLPTLTAAPGSVSQVRECTAALMRLAKKQNISLFIVGHVTKEGAIAGPKVLEHLVDTVLYFEGERFASHRLLRAVKNRFGASQEIGVFRMVEQGLEEVSNPSALFLGEADATPGTATIVACEGTRPLVVELQSLVSPTSYPSPRRSTTGIEYNRFLQILAVLEKRLGIPLSKLDAYVSSSGGLGVTEPAADLGIAVAVVASFRDRLVTAQTVLIGEVGLGGQVRSVSQLEIRLKEALKLGFKRAIIPKTQALEFPGLEVIPVARVADALVAGLSSQEDQ, from the coding sequence ATGCCCAGGCCCCGCACCCAATTTATTTGCCGTGAATGTGGAGCCGAATATGCCCAGTATTTTGGTCGCTGTAGTAATTGTGAGCAGTGGAATACTTTAGACGAACAGGTAGTCCCTAGCGTTAGCCGCACTCCCGGAACCAGCAGTAAATCCCGCAAAGCCAGTTCATCCCAAGCCCTGAGTTTAGAGCAAATCACCGATGCCCCAGAATTTCGCTTTAGTTCTGGCTTTGAGGAATTAGATCGGGTCTTGGGGGGTGGGGTTGTCCCTGGTTCCTTAGTATTAGTCGGCGGTGATCCAGGCATTGGCAAATCCACTCTCCTCCTCCAGGCCGCGTTTCATTGGCAGCAACGGTATTCGGTTTTATATGTTTGTGCAGAAGAGTCGGGACAGCAAGTAAAGTTACGGGCAAAACGGATCAGTACAGCCGTCAGCGATAAACTTTTATTGTTACCGGAAAATGATCTCGATATTATCCTAACGGAACTGGAGCAAATTCATCCCACGGTAGCGGTAATTGACAGTATCCAGGCCATTTATTTACCCACATTGACGGCAGCTCCCGGCTCGGTATCTCAAGTGCGCGAATGTACAGCTGCCTTGATGCGATTGGCCAAAAAACAAAATATTAGTTTATTTATTGTCGGTCATGTCACTAAAGAAGGGGCTATTGCCGGGCCCAAAGTCTTAGAACATTTGGTAGATACGGTTTTATACTTTGAGGGAGAACGGTTTGCCAGTCATCGGCTCTTGCGGGCGGTCAAAAATCGCTTTGGGGCCAGTCAGGAAATTGGCGTGTTTCGGATGGTGGAGCAGGGCTTAGAAGAAGTCAGTAATCCCTCGGCCTTGTTTTTAGGAGAAGCCGATGCCACCCCGGGAACTGCAACCATCGTCGCCTGCGAAGGAACCCGCCCCCTAGTGGTGGAATTACAAAGCCTTGTGAGTCCGACCAGTTACCCCTCCCCCAGACGCTCCACTACGGGCATTGAATACAATCGGTTTTTACAAATTTTGGCAGTTCTGGAAAAACGCCTAGGGATTCCCCTCTCAAAATTAGATGCCTATGTCTCGTCTTCGGGGGGCCTGGGGGTGACAGAACCAGCGGCAGACCTAGGAATTGCAGTGGCAGTGGTGGCCAGTTTTCGGGATCGCTTGGTGACAGCCCAGACGGTTTTGATTGGCGAGGTGGGTTTAGGGGGGCAAGTGCGCTCTGTTTCTCAGTTGGAAATACGCTTAAAGGAAGCTCTCAAATTGGGATTCAAGCGGGCAATTATTCCCAAGACTCAAGCCTTAGAGTTTCCAGGCCTGGAGGTGATTCCTGTCGCCAGAGTTGCAGATGCTTTAGTCGCTGGTCTGAGCAGCCAGGAAGATCAATAG
- a CDS encoding type II toxin-antitoxin system VapC family toxin: MISGTTVIIPEIADYELRRELLRANKEEGLKRLDELIKLVEYLPICTLAMRQAAQLWAQARQQGQPTAHDKNIDADMILIAQAKTLSARNVVIATTNVRHLSRFINAEIWPNILLPE; the protein is encoded by the coding sequence TTGATTTCTGGTACTACTGTAATAATTCCTGAAATTGCAGACTATGAACTGCGGCGTGAATTATTGCGGGCAAATAAAGAAGAAGGTTTAAAGCGGCTAGACGAGTTAATTAAACTTGTTGAATATTTACCTATTTGTACCCTTGCCATGCGTCAAGCGGCTCAACTCTGGGCCCAGGCTCGGCAACAAGGACAACCCACAGCCCACGATAAAAATATTGATGCCGATATGATTTTGATTGCTCAAGCTAAAACACTCTCAGCTAGAAATGTAGTGATTGCAACAACCAACGTGAGACATCTATCTCGGTTTATTAATGCTGAAATTTGGCCAAATATATTGCTGCCTGAATGA
- a CDS encoding DUF565 domain-containing protein — protein sequence MQNTRLTTLLNRTGDNLQQQLRNPWRRLALMMIALLFGIYLGAALASTAGQVGYIDIVASALVAIASEVLSAVFYGNRWNFQKTILGETLNAIKVGVLYGLFLIAFLLGS from the coding sequence ATGCAGAACACCCGTCTGACTACCTTGCTCAACCGTACTGGGGATAATCTTCAGCAACAACTCCGCAATCCCTGGCGGCGGTTAGCCCTGATGATGATTGCCCTCCTGTTTGGCATCTATTTAGGAGCAGCTTTAGCCTCAACTGCTGGACAAGTGGGCTACATTGACATCGTGGCTTCGGCACTTGTGGCCATTGCCTCTGAAGTCCTCAGTGCTGTTTTCTATGGAAATCGTTGGAACTTTCAAAAAACAATCTTGGGGGAAACCCTGAATGCGATCAAAGTCGGAGTTCTCTATGGCCTATTCCTGATTGCCTTCCTCTTGGGTAGCTAG